The Gammaproteobacteria bacterium DNA window AAGAATACAACACCATCAAGTTAGTTTTTGTTTTTTAACCCCGAATAAAACAGACGGCAATTTTCTTCAATAATTTTGGGATTAAACAACATCTTTAGAGCCTGAGTCTGAACTACCAGACGTTGTTGCTGACGTAACTCCATTGGAAGTTTTGCGAACTGCCCAATTTTATCAACAAACGCATTAGGTTGGTGTAATGGCAAATCCCAACCCAAACCATCCGCTTCAAGATTACGCCATGGCGTTTGATCACTCAATAAAACAGGTGTACCTACACTTAACGATTCAGCAATGACATGACCATAGTTTTCTCCAAGTGTAGGGAACAGAAAAAGATCATATCGAGAAAAAATACCTTTAACATTAGACGGTTCAACACTACCACAATAATTAACCTTAACATTTTTGGGTAACTGCTCAATCAAAGCTTGACACTTTAGCCAATAAGCCAAGTCTTCAAGAGGACCATAAATATCAAACACAAGAGGCACATCAACACAATTCAAAATTTGGATAGCAAAATCCAAGTTCTTCATTGGTGAAATTCTAGATAGGAAAACCACACTTAATACATCTGTATTGATATTAGTGATAGTTTTTTTTATTGGGGTTGGATTAGAAGCTGCTTTTTCAGGTAAGTCGATGGCTATTTTAATCCTACTACTTGGATATTTTAGGGTTTTTATAATGTCTTTTTCTTCATGCACAGTTGAAGCCTGAAAAATTACGTTCCGATACAAGCCAAGCAACTTACTACACATCAAATATATATATTTTTTTGTGCTTT harbors:
- a CDS encoding glycosyltransferase, translating into MDHKPVILVFLGNYLPGFKSGGPLRTIVNLVDNLSDEFEFLIITSDRDLGETSAYPFILLNEWQDVGRAKVYYISPDKMSICNFVNIIKSTPHDLLYFNSFFNPNFTIKPLIANRFFNPNQQQVIVAPRGEFSSGALSLKSTKKYIYLMCSKLLGLYRNVIFQASTVHEEKDIIKTLKYPSSRIKIAIDLPEKAASNPTPIKKTITNINTDVLSVVFLSRISPMKNLDFAIQILNCVDVPLVFDIYGPLEDLAYWLKCQALIEQLPKNVKVNYCGSVEPSNVKGIFSRYDLFLFPTLGENYGHVIAESLSVGTPVLLSDQTPWRNLEADGLGWDLPLHQPNAFVDKIGQFAKLPMELRQQQRLVVQTQALKMLFNPKIIEENCRLFYSGLKNKN